The segment CAAATACATCCAAAGAAAATGCTAATTTAGAAATAAAATCAATCTTAGAACAAGTTCAATCAGGTGACACTTATGCCTACACTGAAATCATCCGTAGTTTTCAAAAACAAATATATATTTATTGCTATTATTTATTAAAAAATAAGGAAGAGGCGGAAGATGCTGCACAAGATATTTTTATAAAGGGATTAGAAAACATTCATAACTTTTCTTATACGGTCTCTTTTTCTGCGTGGCTTTATAAAATTGCACATAATCATTGTATGGATTTATTAAAGAAGAAAAATAAAAGCTACAAATTTTGGACGAGCTTTAAGAAAGAACAAGCATACGAACTTAGCCATAGACAAGCGTATGAATATGATGATTTCATCCACGAATTATTAGATAAGTTAAATGTGGATGAAAGAAGGATTTTGCTGCTTCGTTCGATCGAGGAATATAGCTTTGATGAAATTGCTTCGATTATGGAATTGAAACCAACAACGGTTCGAAAAAAGTATGAACGATTACGTAAAAAGTTACTGAAAGAAAAAAAGTTAGGAGGGGAATTTTATGAACACTCGCTCAAAACAGGAGGATAAAGAGGTAGATCAATTAGAAAAAATTATTCGAGAAACACCTGTGGAAGTGGATTTGGTAAATCGAACAATGCGCAATTATGAAAGTAGTCGTGATACAAAGCTGTCTGGAAAATCTAGAACGCGTCAGAAACTGCGTCATGGCGTAATGATTTTTACTACCTCCGCAGCTATGATTTTTAGTTTGTTAATTATGACGAACTTAATTTCACCAACGACGGCGACGATAAAAGACGAGCCTATATCAACATCTGTTTTTAAATCTAGTGAAAGGGATGTTGGTCTGCATGCCGCAGATGAAAAGGGGCTCTCAACAAAATTGAATACAAGCGTTACGCATGAAGGTTTTACATTAAGTGTAACAGAAGTCGTGTATGACGGTGCACGTGTTGCAATTGGAGTTGAACGCCATCAGAAAGAAGCTGAAAATTCAAAAGAAAGTTTATCAGATCAAATAATGGGCAATATTGAATTTTTACTAAATGGTGAACCACTTAATCACACCAATTTTAGCGGTATTTTTGGACAACCAAGTAAGGATAATAATTTTGCGATTTTGGAATTTGCAGATTTAAAAAATCAGGGTGGGGAGCCTTTCCCAAAGCAGTTTAATTTGACATTAACCACTACAATAGATGGAATTTCTGAACCATTTATAATAGATATTCCAGTAAGTGATAGTGGTAACTATATAAACTTACAGCCTAATATAAGTAGAAAATACAAAAATAACGATTTCACTATTGAACAAGTTATACTAACGCCCATTACAACGAGTATTACGACAAGAAAAGCCTTGCTTGATAAATCAACTTCTATAGATTCTCGGGGAGGAATAAGCATCGACGTTTTTGATGATCAAGGAAATAAATTAAAAATAATTCATGGCAATGGTAGCCGTGAGACAAATGAAGGAACTAGCGATTTAATTGAGGATTTACGGTTACATCCATTTGAAACTTTACCAAATGCCATTACAATCAAACCGTATACCTATCTTTATGATGCCTATCCAAATGGATCATTCCAAATGGATGAAAATGGTGACCCAAAGATTCAATACATCCCAGAGCTAGAAATAATAGTACCGATTTCCTCACAGCAATAAAATAGAAATAGTAGAGCAAGTGAACTAGTATGCCGAAACGTTGAATTTATAGCGTTTCGGCATTTTTACATTGAATTAATTAAAAATCATAATTGCGAGGACACCAAATATCCCAAAAATCAGCGGGTAAAACGTGGTTTGGCTAGTTTCGGCATCAATTCGGCTAGTTTTCGATGTATTTTGGCGAGTAACGCTTGAAAAGTGGCTAGTTTTGACGGAGAAATGGCTAGTTTGCGGTAAAAGTTGGCTAGTTACAACGGGGAAATAGGAAAATCTATTGAAGAATCCGGCACGAATTTGAATGAAATAAGAGCATTTAGTTCAATCTATATAGAATCCAAAATCTTTTCGGCTGTTTTAGAGGAATAAACTCATAATGAGCGTGGGCTATGGATTTATCTTAATAAATCGGAATCATTCGTCATTTTACAAGGGACTTGCTTTTTGTTAAAATTGCATTTCAAAGCATGTCGAAAACTGTCGAAATATGAATTTTCAAATAACGAGTGGTTTCTTCCCAAAAATATTAAGAAGGTGTCTATTATGAACGTGTTATGGGGAATAGGCGGTATA is part of the Solibacillus sp. FSL K6-1523 genome and harbors:
- a CDS encoding RNA polymerase sigma factor, with the translated sequence MTTSNTSKENANLEIKSILEQVQSGDTYAYTEIIRSFQKQIYIYCYYLLKNKEEAEDAAQDIFIKGLENIHNFSYTVSFSAWLYKIAHNHCMDLLKKKNKSYKFWTSFKKEQAYELSHRQAYEYDDFIHELLDKLNVDERRILLLRSIEEYSFDEIASIMELKPTTVRKKYERLRKKLLKEKKLGGEFYEHSLKTGG
- a CDS encoding DUF4179 domain-containing protein, whose protein sequence is MNTRSKQEDKEVDQLEKIIRETPVEVDLVNRTMRNYESSRDTKLSGKSRTRQKLRHGVMIFTTSAAMIFSLLIMTNLISPTTATIKDEPISTSVFKSSERDVGLHAADEKGLSTKLNTSVTHEGFTLSVTEVVYDGARVAIGVERHQKEAENSKESLSDQIMGNIEFLLNGEPLNHTNFSGIFGQPSKDNNFAILEFADLKNQGGEPFPKQFNLTLTTTIDGISEPFIIDIPVSDSGNYINLQPNISRKYKNNDFTIEQVILTPITTSITTRKALLDKSTSIDSRGGISIDVFDDQGNKLKIIHGNGSRETNEGTSDLIEDLRLHPFETLPNAITIKPYTYLYDAYPNGSFQMDENGDPKIQYIPELEIIVPISSQQ